The genomic stretch tatgttataattttaatgtttactaaaggggaccttagagggcgcttgtggaaaaaaagcgccctctaaagggggcctaagagggcgcttatgaaagcgctctccaaggctttccaaaagcgctttataaacttagagggcactttctaaaaagcgccctgtattgttgtccctctatctcctccttattttttcgcttcaccttagagggcgctttattacaaaagcgccctctaaactgcgctgtctattccagttgttcgctccttattttttcgcttcactttagagtgcgcttttgtaataaaacgccctctaaggtgcgctgtctattccagtttttggcgtagtgtccATGATTAAATAAGAAGAGATAACATGATTAAAGTGCATGAAACTATTATACTTACACATCATTGATATGTAATTATCATCTTTTCTTTTATGTTAAATAATGGTGATTACTAAGAACCAAGAGCAGTTTGCATAGTTTCCTTTGTCCATAATTTGTTGTCTTGTATTTTTTCCTTTTGCTTCTCTCTCCATTTTGCATTTTTTCTTTCTAAATAAGTTATGTTGTTCACTTGTTAGTTTTTTTAACCACCCGTTCTTATCCTATTCGTAAAACCTTtgtttaattttaaattttaaattgaatttttaaccACCCTTTCTTATCCTATCCATAAAGtctttatttaattttaaattttaaattgaGTGTAAGTTTTGTTTTTGTAACCAACACATATCAAGGGTAAACTTGAAAGATAAAATAAGTCATTCCAAAATGAGATCATTAATGCATGCTCATTTGCATATCTTATTGAACATGTTTTGTTTTTGTAACCAACGCATATCAAGGGTAAACTTTATCACTTGAAGAATCCCTTAAGTATTAGGAGATCATTAATGCAAAAGATAATTAAAAGTCATTTCAAAGTCTAATAGTATTAATTTTAATATGATGTACAACAGAAATCTCATAAAAAAAAACGACATTTAAAAAAAGCGGGCAGGCGGGCACGGGATTACATTTCCGCAAAGTATTAGGAGATCAGAAGAGTATTTCTTTGATTCTATCTGCACTTTGCATTTTGCATCAGGTACATGGAGCCACTCACCAAAGGTGAGTATCCAAAAAGCATGCAATCCATGGTGGGAAAACGGCTACCAAAGTTCTCCGAAAAAGAATCAGAGCAACTTAAGGGGTCCTTCGATTTTCTAGGCCTAAACTATTATTCATCCTTTTATGCTGCTAATGCACCTCACCTACGGGGGGCTGAACCAGCCCAACAAACTGATGCTCTTGTTAATGTTACAAGTAATTATCAGTTAATTATATGCTTGCACTAGTTAATTTAGTTCCAAAAAGTCACCAAacagaattaaaataaaactaataatACCTAATCTTCTGAACTTTATTGTTTATTATTTTTGAATGACAGATCAGCATGATGGAAAGCTCCTTGGTCCAATGGTATGTACTTCATCATTGCATTGGCAACTAAATTACATAtcaattcttttcattttttatattttgtGCATGTCTAAAATATAAAGATAGCTTTATTATAATTATTTGTAGGCTGCTTCCAGCTGGTTGTGCATTTATCCACGAGGGTTTCGAGAACTATTGCTTTTCATAAAGAAACAGTACAACAACCCTGTAATTTACATTACTGAAAATGGTAATTAATACATCTATTCTACTTATCTTCTAAGATAGTATGTGTAGTGTAGTATTGCAATGTTGATAAAGCCAATGAAAATCTGATAAAATTAATTTATAGGTTATGATGAGTTCAACGATCCAACTCTATCACTTGAAGAATCCCTTATAGATACTTACAGGATTGATTACTTTTATCGTCATCTTTATTATCTTCAAACCGCAATCAAGTAAGTAATGCTTATGAGATTGGTCTCTCAGCTCCTAGTTATTTATTTGTAGGTCTTATACATATTAATTCAAAGTAGTTTTAATCCTATCCATGTTATTCACAGTAGTTTTATTCCTATCCATGTTTTCAAGCCTTTCTTTTTACATTTATACAATAAGGGAGAGGGAAAATAGGATGGTGGTTATTTGTCTTCTTAAGTGTACAAAGGAATATGTAGAAAACTCGTATGGGGGCTACTTtctttctttatttctttttttggGTTAATTATTCTGCTTTATTGGCCTTTATGCATAGAAGGGATGGTGTGAATGTAAAGGGATATTTTGCATGGTCATTGTTGGATAACATGGAATGGGACTCTGGCTACACGGTGCGATTCGGACTCGTCTTTGTGGATTTTAAAAATGACTTGAAAAGATATCCAAAACTCTCGGCGCATTGGTTCAAGAAATTCCTCAAAAAATCTTAGGACTTGTATATTTTCAGCACAAGGAAAAGTTATGTGTTTTAATGAACTTCAGATTAGAAGAAAATGATATGAAATTCACTCTTACATAgagttttttttaaataaaagaGTTGTTAATAAAAGAATTCAGATTTAGTAAAGCACTTTTTATTTATCCTCTT from Lathyrus oleraceus cultivar Zhongwan6 chromosome 7, CAAS_Psat_ZW6_1.0, whole genome shotgun sequence encodes the following:
- the LOC127100918 gene encoding beta-glucosidase 13 isoform X1, which codes for MEPLTKGEYPKSMQSMVGKRLPKFSEKESEQLKGSFDFLGLNYYSSFYAANAPHLRGAEPAQQTDALVNVTNQHDGKLLGPMAASSWLCIYPRGFRELLLFIKKQYNNPVIYITENGYDEFNDPTLSLEESLIDTYRIDYFYRHLYYLQTAIKRDGVNVKGYFAWSLLDNMEWDSGYTVRFGLVFVDFKNDLKRYPKLSAHWFKKFLKKS
- the LOC127100918 gene encoding beta-glucosidase 13 isoform X2, with product MEPLTKGEYPKSMQSMVGKRLPKFSEKESEQLKGSFDFLGLNYYSSFYAANAPHLRGAEPAQQTDALVNVTNQHDGKLLGPMAASSWLCIYPRGFRELLLFIKKQYNNPVIYITENGYDEFNDPTLSLEESLIDTYRIDYFYRHLYYLQTAIKDGVNVKGYFAWSLLDNMEWDSGYTVRFGLVFVDFKNDLKRYPKLSAHWFKKFLKKS